The Kangiella marina genome window below encodes:
- a CDS encoding peroxiredoxin, with amino-acid sequence MIKVGDKLPNVTIKVMGEEGPKDIQTDDIFSGKKVVLFAVPGAFTPTCSAAHLPGFVVNYEQFKDKGVDTVACMSVNDAFVMNAWSKDQNAENLLMVADGNADFAEALGLEMDGTGFGMGVRSKRFALIADDGVVTSLEVDEKGFEKSSAENILSQL; translated from the coding sequence ATGATAAAAGTCGGTGACAAATTACCTAATGTTACGATTAAAGTGATGGGTGAAGAGGGTCCAAAAGATATCCAAACAGATGATATTTTTTCAGGTAAAAAGGTTGTGTTATTTGCCGTCCCTGGTGCTTTTACTCCAACATGCTCTGCGGCGCATTTGCCGGGCTTTGTGGTGAACTACGAGCAGTTTAAAGATAAAGGCGTTGATACGGTGGCTTGCATGTCTGTGAATGATGCTTTTGTGATGAATGCATGGAGTAAAGATCAAAACGCTGAGAATTTGCTAATGGTGGCTGATGGTAATGCAGATTTTGCAGAAGCTCTAGGTTTAGAAATGGATGGAACAGGTTTCGGCATGGGCGTTCGCTCGAAGCGTTTCGCATTAATTGCTGATGATGGCGTTGTGACGTCATTAGAGGTGGATGAAAAAGGCTTTGAAAAAAGCTCAGCTGAAAATATATTAAGTCAGCTTTAA